One Phoenix dactylifera cultivar Barhee BC4 unplaced genomic scaffold, palm_55x_up_171113_PBpolish2nd_filt_p 002400F, whole genome shotgun sequence DNA segment encodes these proteins:
- the LOC120109567 gene encoding beta-xylosidase/alpha-L-arabinofuranosidase 2-like isoform X2 yields MMPLPTNPGRYTCQRDSMSPLLLQTGLDISYIVSDCDSVDVLYNQQHYTKTPEDAAAVTILAGLDLNCGSFLGQHTQAAVKAGKLKESDVDKAITSNFVVLMRLGFFDGDPRKLEFGKLGPKDVCTAEHQELAREAARQGIVLLKNDDDALPLDPKSVAFMAVIGPNANVTKTMIGNYEGTPCKYTTPLQGLTAVVSTVYQPGCTNVGCAGNSLQLDAAKAAAAKADVTVLVVGADQSIEREGFDRVSLLLPGQQTTLVTEIAKAAKGKVILVIMSGGPFDISFAKSDDRISSILWVGYPGEAGGAALADIIFGYYNPCGRLPVTWYPESFADKVPMTDMRMRPDPSTGYPGRTYRFYTGDVIYSFGDGLSYNDFTHHLVQAPKLVSIPLEEGHSCYSKRCKSVDLVGSRCQNAAFDIHLRVQNPGRMAGSHTVFLFSTPPSVHNSPQKHLLGFEKIYLGPKGVGYVVFNVDVCKDLSLVDELGNRMVALGSHVLHVGSLKHSLRVRV; encoded by the exons ATGATGCCATTACCTACCAATCCTGGTCGCTACACATGCCAAAGGGATTCAATGTCTCCATTACTTCTCCAGACTGGGCTGGACATTAG CTATATTGTCTCTGATTGCGACTCGGTCGATGTGCTCTACAACCAGCAGCACTACACCAAAACTCCCGAGGATGCTGCAGCTGTAACCATCTTGGCAG GTCTGGATCTCAATTGCGGGTCGTTTTTGGGGCAGCACACGCAGGCCGCAGTGAAGGCCGGGAAGCTCAAGGAGAGCGACGTGGACAAGGCCATCACCAGCAATTTCGTGGTCCTGATGCGTCTAGGCTTCTTCGATGGTGATCCACGGAAGCTGGAATTCGGGAAGCTGGGCCCTAAGGACGTGTGTACCGCGGAGCACCAGGAGCTGGCCCGCGAGGCCGCGAGACAAGGTATCGTGCTTCTCAAGAACGACGACGACGCCCTGCCCCTCGACCCCAAATCCGTCGCTTTCATGGCTGTGATCGGCCCCAACGCCAACGTCACCAAGACCATGATCGGCAACTACGAAG GTACCCCATGCAAGTATACAACGCCTCTCCAGGGGCTAACAGCTGTTGTTTCCACGGTGTACCAGCCAGGATGCACCAATGTGGGGTGCGCTGGCAACAGCCTCCAATTGGACGCAGccaaggcggcggcggcgaaagCTGATGTCACCGTCTTGGTTGTAGGTGCCGATCAATCGATCGAGAGGGAGGGCTTCGATCGGGTGAGCCTGCTCCTCCCCGGGCAGCAGACAACCCTTGTAACAGAGATAGCAAAGGCAGCGAAGGGCAAGGTGATCCTCGTGATCATGTCTGGTGGTCCCTTCGACATATCGTTCGCGAAATCTGATGATCGAATTTCGAGCATCCTCTGGGTCGGATACCCTGGCGAAGCTGGCGGTGCTGCCCTAGCCGACATCATCTTTGGCTATTACAATCCAT GTGGGAGGTTGCCTGTGACTTGGTATCCTGAGTCATTTGCAGACAAGGTCCCGATGACCGACATGCGCATGAGGCCCGACCCGTCGACCGGCTACCCTGGACGGACTTACCGGTTCTATACAGGCGATGTGATATACTCTTTCGGCGATGGTTTGAGCTACAATGACTTCACCCACCACCTAGTTCAAGCGCCAAAGCTAGTATCGATCCCCCTTGAAGAGGGGCACTCATGCTACTCGAAGAGGTGCAAGTCGGTCGATCTCGTCGGAAGTCGATGCCAGAATGCAGCCTTCGACATCCATCTGAGAGTTCAGAACCCCGGTCGCATGGCCGGGAGCCACACTGTCTTCCTTTTCTCAACTCCACCTTCAGTGCACAATTCTCCCCAGAAGCACTTGCTTGGATTTGAGAAGATCTACTTGGGCCCCAAAGGGGTGGGCTATGTTGTGTTCAACGTTGATGTTTGCAAGGATTTGAGCCTCGTGGATGAGCTTGGGAATAGAATGGTGGCCTTGGGGTCTCATGTCCTTCATGTGGGGAGTTTGAAGCATTCGCTTAGAGTGAGGGTTTAG